The genomic stretch ACCTAAATTGGATAATTGCTCATTCCACGGTTCAACTTGTTCGGGATGTGATAACAGTGCTGAACGGCGGTCTTTTAACAAGCGATTGCGCTGTGCCAAAACGCGCTGATACCCTTCCAGATCGGCTAAATAGGACGCGCTTGATTGCGAAACGAGAATATCTAAAATGCGGCGGCGCTGAGCCGGTTCGCGCAATACGAGATCTACATCTTCGGGAGAAAATAAAACAGCGTTGAATGCGCCAATGAGGTCTGAAAGGCGGGGAAGAGAAGCCTCTGCAACAGAGGCTTGTTTCTTGCCAATGTGGGGATCGTAGGCAATGCGAATGGGGAAGGAACGATCTTCGCGCTCAATCTGGGCTTCGATCACAAAATAGTTAGCACCCCACCTGAGCACATCCCGATCTCTGGCACCGCGACCCGATTTGGCCAGTGCCAAAAAATACAACGCTTCTAAGACATTTGATTTACCGCGGGCATTATCTGCCCAGATTGCCGTTTTTGCCTGATCAAATGTAAATTCAGCATGCTCAAAGTTTCGAAAATTGGTGAGTTTAAGAGAGGAAACATACATCAGTCATTGAGTCGCAAGGGCATAAGGAGACAAAGATAATCTTCGCCTTCGAGTTGTTCACCAGGTCTGATGATTCCCGCGGCAACAGCGCTGTCGAGTTCAAAGAGCACTTCGTCACAATGAATGCGCCGGAGTACGTCTTGTAGATAGCCGGAATTATATCCAATGGTCATTTCATCTTCATCGTATTCAACGCCCATAGATTCGCGTGCTTCGCCTCCTATTTCCTGGCTGGTCGCTGATAATGCGAGTTCGTTCTTTTTGATTTCGAGCCGCAACTGATGGGTCTGAGCACTTGCCAGAATGGATACGCGCCGCACAGCGGGTAGCAATTGGCTGTTCGAAACACGAAGACGCTTGCCGTTGTTTTGGGGAATCACCTGTTCGTAATCGACATAGGGACCTTCAATCAGTCGAGAGAAAATCTGGATGGCGTCTTCGTCGCCCAGTGAAAAGAGCACATGGCTTTGCCCGAGTTGTACTTTTTGAAGATCCTCCCCCCCGCCCATGAGTTTAACGACGTGATTCAAAGCATGAGGGGGAACAATGGCTTCTCTGTTTTGATCGGGCAACCCATCCTGTATCCGCGAATATTTGACCAGGCGATGACCATCTGTTGCCACCATGGTCATGCGTCCATTGCCAATCTGCCAGAGCACGCCTGTGAGTACCGGACGCGTTTCATCGCGAGACACGGCAAAGATCGTTTTAGAAATCATTTCGCCGAGGACATTGCTATCGGCCGAAGC from Gemmatimonadota bacterium encodes the following:
- the recF gene encoding DNA replication/repair protein RecF, with the translated sequence MYVSSLKLTNFRNFEHAEFTFDQAKTAIWADNARGKSNVLEALYFLALAKSGRGARDRDVLRWGANYFVIEAQIEREDRSFPIRIAYDPHIGKKQASVAEASLPRLSDLIGAFNAVLFSPEDVDLVLREPAQRRRILDILVSQSSASYLADLEGYQRVLAQRNRLLKDRRSALLSHPEQVEPWNEQLSNLGARIISHRLEALNDIQHLLSEYYCAIAPTSEKMKANYRSPISLETRDQGREILFEALTTRLPQEVELRYTLTGPHRDNLIFTLDDKAVHQFASKGQLKTVLLSWKLAEATFLEQQTGWRPVLLMDDVFSELDPKRANAVLNLIPDFGQVVVTSARDPDLDFKEHGFRLLKL
- the dnaN gene encoding DNA polymerase III subunit beta: MKVSIEKDELLKGIQAVIDIVPSKTALPVLSNILIDANNGSDVCLSATDLDISITCKLSATIEDAGATTVPARKFSEIVRELPEESLSLTAEEGRVTLQRQSGAEGTYALMSVPADDFPDLPEEIDGPEIAFLSDEDEEAQEASADSNVLGEMISKTIFAVSRDETRPVLTGVLWQIGNGRMTMVATDGHRLVKYSRIQDGLPDQNREAIVPPHALNHVVKLMGGGEDLQKVQLGQSHVLFSLGDEDAIQIFSRLIEGPYVDYEQVIPQNNGKRLRVSNSQLLPAVRRVSILASAQTHQLRLEIKKNELALSATSQEIGGEARESMGVEYDEDEMTIGYNSGYLQDVLRRIHCDEVLFELDSAVAAGIIRPGEQLEGEDYLCLLMPLRLND